CAAAGTAGGGGCTCGCTCTGCGTAGGCGAGTTGTCGCCCACCAACATCAGGGCTAGGGATGACTTCTCGCCAGCACCAAGCGCCATCGGTCCCTCTCGCTGCGACGTCCCCGTCGAGATGCCCCCTTTAGCGACTGAAGGGGTCTGCGGTATGGGCACCAACCTCTTTCCTAGCACCACAACGTCCGAGGATCCCTCGGCCGCATCCCCCTCCCTCCGGTCCATGCCAGGCTCCGTCGTCTAGGCTGTCAATGGCATGGGTCACACCGGTACCTCAGGCGCCACCATGATAGCGCCCGGCTTTGACCCACCTGTCatagccgccgccacctccacataCGCTGGTGGGGTCACAACCGGCTGCATCGCACCCACCACGGTCGGCATCACAAGTGCAGTTTGCAGCCCCGTCCACCCTGTCGTTGACAGTGGTATCACCACCATCGCCGGCTGCTCGGTGACCTTCGAACGTGCCCCTTAGGCCCCCACGTCTGCCCGTCCTGCcgagggcatgggcaccaccaTGGGCAGTGCCTGTCTGGCCAAAGGCGCGGTCGCACTGGTGCCGCTCTCGCCCAAAATAGGCGTGGCACCAGCCGATGGCTATAGTCTCGCTTGGAAAGCAACGCTCTTCTTTGGTGCTAGCGCCAAAAGATTACGCTGCCTCCCGATGCTGCAAGaaatgaaaagcataagtcatgatgaaatccatCCAAAACAAAGGAAGCAGGGCAACTAATAACTTACCTTAGCGCCATCGGGCGGCATATACGTTTGGGGGCGAGGCCGCTTcaagcccgccccctgctcctgggctgAGGGGCTCACTCTCCTTGACTCTTGGGGCACGACAGTGGAGCCACCCACCTCTACTGGCATCTCAGGCATGGTGGCAAAGCCGCCCACCCCTATTGACTCCTGAGGGAGGTCGATGGTACGTCCCGCCTCCACCGGCTCCCCGGACGTACCCTTACCTTCGTGGAACGGAAAGGGTCCTAACTCCTGCAAGGGCGAACCACTACCTGTCAGCGCATCTTCGTTCTCCAAGATGCCTCACTCGACATCATCGGCTACCTCATCGtcgccatcatcatcgtcatcatcgctgtcggtgtcctcccctcgTTCCCGCGCTTACAGCTTCCGCtgtctcttcctcctcttgtcctccatcaccttcctcagccgctcacccTCGGCACGATTCGCCGCCCTCATAGATAAATCCCTCAGCAACAGAGCCGGGTGATCcgtgaagatgaggtccctcggctggtcccatcCCCCTCAAAGTTAGTATTAAGAGGTCGGGAAATCAATTGAAAAGAAGGTATAAAGAGGGAGAACTTACGAAGATGACATGGCCTGGTTTTAGCCGCATCGAAGGATGCCTCGGCACCAGGAAGACGAAATCGAGGGGGGCACCCGCGTCGTCCCACGAAGGCTCCATCAGCTCCTTGAGGTGTTGCACAATCTTGGAGTTGGAGAGCGCCCCCTCGGCCAGCGCCGTTCCGTCAAACGACGCCTCGGGCACCATCGCATATAGCAGGAGCGCGCGTATCATCATCGGCgtcaccctccttgcgtggtaggcccTGATGACGCCTGACTCCTTCAAGCCATTCTCCTTGAGGATctggatggcggtgatgtggtcccggatcctcttcttgtccttctctgggatgccccacttcctccatgactccggggcctcttcgattaggTGCCCGGTGAACTCTGGCAGGGTAGCGATggtgtcattcttgaggtagaaccactatgagtgtcaccccttgttggatgtcgacaACCACATCGGCGGCTACTCACCGACTTGATTGTTTTGGAGCTagatgccggcgcaccccatcggcatgtgcagctcctgcctgccgcttttctccctcttcttctggagggtgatggcgaagaagtacctctagagatcgaagtgggggctgatccctaggaatccctcgcacagggcgacgaacgccaCCATATGCTGGATCTCtttgggattgaggtgctactACTCAATCTTGAAGTAGTGCAACAGCCCCCAAAGAAATCTGTGGGCGGGGGTAGTGAACCCGTGCTCATGGAAGTGCGCGgacgacaccacatagccatcgggcgaCGATGACAGATCCTCCTCATCGATAAGCAGTCACTCCTTGGCCGAGGTCCACGCGTGAAGAAGGCCGCGACGGATGAGGCCCTCTATGCGCTAGAAGGTGATGTCAGGGCGACGGtcgcgaggaaaccaaccgccagCCTAGATCTCCACGCATGCCATGATCTGCCACAGCGTCATGTCGTGGGATATGCACACGCAATCTCTGTCCGTTCCCTCGGGAAACTCGCCGGACGTTTCGCCTCTCCGTACGGGCCATGACTCGTCACGAGTGCAAGGAATACGTATCTAAAAACACCTCTACGGCATGTCTGGGCCtgggagttcgaaggttggcccatcagCGGTTTCGACAACCACCCCAAGCACCTTTGAAGTAAGGAAATAAAAAGGGATGGCGCTGCTAGCGACCAGCGCCTAGGCGCACGAGCACTACGGGTATctcggcccacgttcgagtctcgtCTAGAGGAAATCCATAGTTTTCCCttaaagaaaggcagagagccgtCAGGAtcggtcgaacggacccaagaactatatggattgaccgctgagaaactggagtcggtcaccagctgaccctaGCTGGATCCCCGCGAACAGGATGCCAGTGCcccaatcaggaaagacctttttccAACCCACCAAAGCTCACAGccgtacccacgaagggtccgatcTCGACAAAAAGGAATCACCGTTCTCGGACCACGCCGtaggcgacaaaagaaggccaaggtcctcagagtcctcccgttcggataagcctccgaaggagtattctactcctccgaaggctcgggggctactgtcggggaccaatactagggtatccaAAGATGAGGGGCTAATGGTCGTTAAACATTAATTCCTCTAGGGGCGCGACtgcagctccaaccgaccccaggtacgcaggctccgcctcgcccgacctctgagggcgggctccgccttgcccgacgtctgagggctagctccgcctcgtccgatgtCTGAGGGAGGGCTtctcctcgcccgacctctgagggttggctcaGCCTCTCCCAttgtctgagggttggctccgcctcgcccgacgtctgaggacgggctccgcctcgcctgacctctgaaggcaggctccgcctcgcccgacctctgagggatggctccgcttcgcccgacgtctgagggcgggctctgccttgcccgacaccaaggccccatgctgccgccaaccactacgggccagaaagtacgacccaaggtcaaacttctggcatcgtgcagtgAGCGGTCATGTCTCAACATGACCCGTCCCAgcgacatgtcattctagggaactcacatcgcgccacagtgacggacgtatggtcactatgctgcctactccctgtacgaccgctgatcagcacgctggttcgccgcgccgcccgccggggTAGAGTGGGACATCACGCCCCGCAGACAATGCCAGGGCGTGGCATCATCGGCGTACTGGCCTCCGGCAAGGAGCCGTCCCTGTCACAGCCTGCAGTGTCGGCGGGACCCACACcaaggaaaagaaaggcccgaCGGCCATGAAGGACCTCCTCTCCCTCTCATTCTCCTCTCTTCACCCGCTGTAATCCGTACTTTTTCTTGgcttataaaagggaaagcagtgcACCCCACTAAGGGAGATCGAATCCACGAGCATCGCAACACATCACACTCGAACCTCGAAcatatagctgagcagcaaccgagctctcaatATCCGTTCGCTcccttcaccagagacttgggacatgtccctctctcgaccgtttgtaacccctactaggaactttcggtgctagtaacacgagcagcagcaatgaactggacgtagggacattctgcccgaaccagtataaatctcgtgtcctctTAGTATACCATCCGAGTCAGACGAACAATATTAGAATTTATAAATTTATTAGTcgatgtttactcgaaacaccgataattGGTCTCCAAAAGTGGCAGGGATGAACCATTTGTTATTCGTTAAATTTATTTCGGTAGGTGTTAGCCATTCTTCTGGTATTGTACAAACAGTTGGGCAGTACGTAGGGTACTAGTGTTTTTTTTTAACTCGTTCTGTACATATACGTGAGCGTGAACAGTGTCTTGCGCGTGCGGGGTGCGGCTGTGCAGCCTGGTCAGCAGGAACGAGATCGTCTAACCTCACACGAACCGACTGCAGGTATGCCAAAGTGGCATGGGCTGCACAAATGGCAAGGCCCATCGTAGCCCACACAAGGTCCTGCCGATGCCGAGAGCTTCGTGGATACTGGATAGGTAAAATCGCCTCCACCGTCTTCCGTAGTTCCACCGGAGGGCCGCATCGACTGCTGCGCCGTCGCCGTCCTCGCCCAGCGGCCATCCTTGCCGTGCGCCGCgtagtcgccgtcgccgtcgcccgtTCGCCTCCGGTCTCTGATCCGCCGCCGCTGTGAATCCTCCCTCTCCTCGTTGTCTCCGATTTCGATCCGCGCCCGGTTACCGTAGGTAAAAGTCCGACTCCTCCCCTCTTCTCATCGTATCCCAAATTCCCAATCCATCATGTTTGTTGATGTATGTAAACGTGCTGCGGGCACATGCCATCCATAAAATTCACAAGATTATTGCCGGGCCGGGATCAGGAGGTGGGGCGACGCGATGTCCAGTAAGCGGCGAGCCGTAGGCCAGGACGACGATCCGAGGCCAAGTctgcgccactgccgccgccatcGACACGCCGCCGGCCGCCGTAAGCACCTGTACCTGGTGCTGGATGACTGGAACAATGGATTCAGTATCCACAAGATTGATCCCGACAGTTTGGATGACGAATCACCTGCCGGTGCCGGGCAGGGGCAGCAGCACCTCCCGGAGCCCCCAGTGCTGCGGCTAGAGTCACCGATCGGCTCCGTACCCCATGACCGTGTGTCCTTCTCCGCGCTAGGCACCAAGATGTTGGTTTTCATGAACCACCGCTGCGCCCTCGTGTATGACACCGAGACGGCGGTGGTGTCCATCGGCCCCCACGCCCCTGCTCGGATGCTGTGCGGCTCCGGCGTCACCGTGCCTGCCGGCGGCATGCTCTACGCACTGTCGCATCGCTTCTTCGACAAGGAGGATCCGAGCTCGTTCCATGTGATGCAGCAGGAGGGCGGCGGCTGGTCCTGGAAGACCCTGCCGGAACCACCACCGTCGTTCACCAGCCGTCAGATTGTCGTCTCCCACGCGCTGCACCCTGACGGATGCACCATCTTCATGACCATGGCTGACGGGGGCACTCCAGGCGAACCATTGGGCACCTACTCCTTCAACACCGAGCGTTCGGAGTGGAGGAGCCATGGGGATTGGGCTCTGCCTTTCTTTGGCCAGGGTTACTTCGACAGCGAGCTGGACGCATGGGTCGGCCTTCACTGGGAGGGCTACGTCTGTTCCTGCCAAGTCGCCTCCCGTTCCCGTAGCAGCAACAGCGAATCATCTATGATCCTAATGACCAAGGAGAAGCTAGCCTACGACTACGAGGACTGGACCGACAGGCGCGGTAGCGCCTCTCTCACCTACATGAACATGATGGGGGGCACAAGCAAGTTTTGCGTTGTACAGACCATGATGCCAGATGGAGTCGACGACGAGGACCGGGACTACTGCTCGGCTCGCCAGCTCCGTTTCACCATGTTTGGCCTCAAGTATGATCGCAGTGGAGAGCTACGCATCACGAATCGCCGCTCCACGCGCTCCTTCCTATTGTCAAGGCATAGATATAACTTATTTGTTCCATTTGCATTATGGATTTAGTAGTAGctgctgcttgcattgcattgcattggtcTGTATTTGGTTGGAGCATGTATTCTGCATAGTACGATTGAGGGTAGCAGCTGGTGTTCTTGATTGataattattattatattatatatatattgaatTCGATCTTGTCCTATCTTTAAGCTGGTTGATTGTGCAGACGTGCCATTGGATGGGGTTAGATGGTTAGAACGTACTCTCTCCGACAAAAAATAAGTGAGGCTATGGTATCTGTGACAAAAAGGTATCATAGAAGCTAAAAGACAAATTTTATAGAAcggtgattagacctgctatgttgtatggtgcagaatattggccaacgaaaaagacgacatgttcaacagataagtgtcgcggaaatgcgtatgttgcgttggatttgcggtcatacaagaagggaccGAGTTCGAAACGATAagatacgtgatagattaggggtagcaccaattgaagagaagcttgtccaacaccggttgagatggtttggacatgtccaacggagaccttcagaggcaccggtgcgtagtggaatcctaggccaggatagtaacgtgaagagaggcagaggaagaccgaagttgatttgggtagaggcaataaaaggatacTTGAAacgatggaatatacccaaagacttagccttagataggagtgcttggaagacagctattcacgtgtctgagccttgattgtttctgctggatttcaactctagcctaccccaacttgtttaggacttaaaggctttgttgttgttgttgtatggtATCTATGACTAAATTTACCAACATTTACTTtttcaaataaatatattataaaaatagattcaacgatatATCAAATGATACTTTATGTATATTGCTCATcctaacataaatatattttctagGTACACATGAATTCTAACTGTAAGGGATcgtgacgtctaagagggggtgaattaggcaacttaaagctctaactctaaactatggcctctttttttattcttagcaaaacctatgcaaaagataaactatctaaatgtgtaactacgattttgctagtgtgttgctatctctatggcaaaaaggagttatgcaaacaatgtaaatgcggaagctaaagactaaggtagagatatgcaaactcccgtcgacgactccggtatttttatcgaggtatcgagaagcgcacaagcgtGCAAGCTTcgccctagtcctcgttgaagcccctcgctaggaatccctcgcaagggccaggctcccggtcgagtaactccgtggatagcccgggccttccccacgcgcaagtgggtctctggtgtgccttccgacaagcctctcccagaccgctccccgccgtcttcaccatCAAGCTTTCGACCGAACTGCCGCGGgctttgttcccttcggtacacggtggtgcccacaccacaaacgcggttggtgtgatctcacaagattacaagcccctccgatgtacaataatggtgcgcgcaagcaccgagtggtaagaggtgtgcaaacctcactaaacacaaggcctaaacctagagcaagcgcataagcggtggtctaatcaatctaagcacttcgtaaagcacctacgctaatcacctaataaatcactaagtactatgcaagtagagatcactaaaatgatgtatcaacacccttagtaTCAACACCCTTAGTACGCTAatcatggttggtgcacgggctctccatgagctcatggaagtggcccggagggtcctgctggggatgcgtgcccgcatgatcagtcgtggcgaccaacgcggagtcgGTCGGTCAGGCgattctttctgttctttttccccctctgcgtggaggggccctcgtcctgatcctagtgcttggccttgcccttgccccGGCCTTCGTCGGAGCGCGGCGGGGGCGGCATTTGTTGgaggttttggacaaaggtccgcgGTCCTGGGCCATCAGGGCAGGGACTCTGGTCGCTGTCGCGTGTGTCTCGGTTTGGTCTGAGCCGTGCGTATACACGTGGTCGGTGCGGAGCTATCGTtaagtcaagacgaggtgccaaTGCGGCCTCCTGTGCCGCGCTTAGCGATTGTAGCggtgatcgggtggagcgacccatctgctgTGTCCCCGTTCCCCTGACGGGGAGCGAGGCCGTGAGTTGGCGTCGCGATACGGAACACTCCACTTGTTGGACAgcggtggtctccactagtgcccagaggttttggtggatcgcctattcatgagggtcgttcggctcggacaggccgcgtagaagcattacCATGGCGGTGATGTTCTGATGGGCCCGAGTGAACTGCGGAGGATtgttccccctatccatggtgttgggCTGGACCCGATGGGCGCGATCCCGAGCGCCGCTCACTggtctatgcgcatggggcgcaacatgGTGCGTCGAGCATGTTGGCATAGTCGACGGCTGgtgcagccactgttgtcgtagttcctccccatgctcccgtgtgagctcaggggtctctGCACGAGAGTCCGATGAGGTGTGAGTCTGTGAGGACTCCACTTCCACCAGTGGgtgtcccggagcgtccgccatggcgcactcccgggacggacggtggctaggcgccatgtcaccgatgctggagccatcactctcgccatcgtcatccatgaggtcaaggaaacaagtgggagcatagctcgccattcccacgaatttggatgcgagagggggcggcgctggcatcctttggagccctcgGGCGTATGCATCCGTGGAAGATGTGAggtcataggggaaccggtcgtacgacGGTCGCGTCGGGGACAACGGGGTTCTACCAGGTAATCGGTGGAAGAtaaagaatagtaagtaaataatagcatgtacattactcacagcggggtttgagcagagagtttgctcaaaaagaagcgcagatgccgtgTCATCGAAGTCACGTgccccggagtcgatggagggcgcccctccgatgggtgccgggacgtgagcctcctcgtggaggcaTAGTACGCCAagtcggtcggcgatgaagtccaagctttcgaagaggaaggcctaggatggcttgaaGACGGGTGGAATCCGCATCCTAGCTGgtgagagtgtgggaaactccagcgagccaaagcgaatcgtatcgcctgagcccatcacggcgagggtggcagaaaaatgggccatctgatgaccaaaaagtgttgaacatacaacgtcttccccacggacgacgccaactgtcggtgcagaatgtgaccaactagtaaatatttgtagttttgccatatgttgtgatcggaggtggcctagcactcaatgacatagggtttatacgttcaggcaacatgccctacgtccagtttgagtcggtcggtgactttattcctgagcccaggtgcttgaagtctgcagtggggttacaaatgagaagaagaaagatggggtgtataagaggtccggtcggctctggtcggaagggccgagagcgacaggagctccgctatgagctaagtgttcaagcgtatgcttgaggtccaaacccgGCGGTTCTACGgttgtggactagtgaacttgtccgatctaatgaatctaagaAAGGCTCTGAAAAAGGCCctctgttggagggagcgcatccccttttatagatgcctagaggcatgtgggggccttaccgtatgggagttaacggcgcctacaatactgtagagggaaatgtcggcgcctataatattgtttgtgtcagggcggttgcagagtactgttcctataggtgtacatggtatggtctctggtatcatggttttgacttgtgcgccctagcttgctttctccgttcatcCCCTAGTTCCTTTCGAGCGGGCATCTtcggtcggatggccccaatCGGCTCTGGTCgtgccagtcgaagaagagcggtgagcagggttttctatgaaccctggttggagacgcggggtcgaagtcagaagtagcacttgggctaggccttctgatcggagaggccgtctggaggcggctggagtccgaagcgagcgctccggtcggagaggtgggccgaagtagtcgacgagcgggcgctgttcctcttcggccagaccttccggtcggtgactggactgcctttttggcctgttgttttagacccttgggccagcccatgacatgtgtgctgtctgcttgggtcgagccttcgcgtggaagccggtcctcgaggaaccccgggtttatgaacccgacacctccCGTTCGGataagcctccgaaggagtattctactctttcgaaggctcgggggcta
Above is a genomic segment from Miscanthus floridulus cultivar M001 chromosome 3, ASM1932011v1, whole genome shotgun sequence containing:
- the LOC136547530 gene encoding uncharacterized protein, which codes for MSSKRRAVGQDDDPRPSLRHCRRHRHAAGRRKHLYLVLDDWNNGFSIHKIDPDSLDDESPAGAGQGQQHLPEPPVLRLESPIGSVPHDRVSFSALGTKMLVFMNHRCALVYDTETAVVSIGPHAPARMLCGSGVTVPAGGMLYALSHRFFDKEDPSSFHVMQQEGGGWSWKTLPEPPPSFTSRQIVVSHALHPDGCTIFMTMADGGTPGEPLGTYSFNTERSEWRSHGDWALPFFGQGYFDSELDAWVGLHWEGYVCSCQVASRSRSSNSESSMILMTKEKLAYDYEDWTDRRGSASLTYMNMMGGTSKFCVVQTMMPDGVDDEDRDYCSARQLRFTMFGLKYDRSGELRITNRRSTRSFLLSRHRYNLFVPFALWI